A stretch of the Manis pentadactyla isolate mManPen7 chromosome 16, mManPen7.hap1, whole genome shotgun sequence genome encodes the following:
- the MYLIP gene encoding E3 ubiquitin-protein ligase MYLIP isoform X4 gives MSTTKHIFFLHIKEALLAGHLQCSPEQAVELSALLAQTKFGDYNQNTAKYSYEELCAKELSSATLNSIIAKHKELEGTSQASAEYQVLQIVSAMENYGIEWHSVRDSEGQRLLIGVGPEGISICKDDFSPINRIAYPVVQMATQSGKNVYLTVTKESGNSVVLLFKMISTRAASGLYRAITETHAFYRCDTVTSAVMMQYSRDLKGHLASLFLNENINLGKKYVFDIKRTSKEVYDHARRALYNAGVVDLVSRSDPSPPNSPLKSSESNMNCSSCEGLSCQQTRVLQEKLRKLKEAMLCMLCCEREINSAFCPCGHTVCCESCAVQLQSCPVCRSRVEHVQHVYLPTHTSLLNLTMI, from the exons GCATATCTTTTTCTTGCATATCAAGGAGGCCCTCCTGGCAGGCCATCTCCAGTGTTCCCCAGAGCAGGCAGTCGAACTCAGCGCCCTCCTGGCCCAGACCAAATTTGGAGACTACAATCAGAACACGGCCAAGTACAGCTACGAGGAGCTGTGTGCTAAGGAGCTCTCCAGTGCCACCTTGAACAG CATTATTGCAAAGCACAAGGAGTTGGAGGGGACCAGCCAGGCTTCGGCAGAATATCAAGTTCTGCAGATTGTTTCGGCAATGGAAAACTATGGCATTGAATGGCATTCCGTGAGGGACAGCGAGGGGCAGAGACTCCTCATTGGGGTTGGACCGGAAGGAATCTCAATTTGCAAAGATGATTTTAGCCCAATTAATAG GATAGCTTACCCCGTGGTGCAGATGGCCACCCAGTCAGGAAAGAACGTGTACTTGACTGTCACCAAGGAGTCCGGGAACAGCGTCGTGCTCTTGTTTAAGATGATCAGCACCAGAGCAGCCAGCGGGCTCTACCGAGCGATCACGGAGACGCATGCTTTCTACAG GTGTGACACGGTGACCAGCGCTGTTATGATGCAGTACAGCCGAGACCTGAAGGGCCACTTGGCATCTCTGTTTCTGAATGAAAATATTAACCTTGGCAAGAAGTACGTCTTCGATATTAAAAGAACGTCAAAGGAGGTCTATGACCACGCCAGGAGGGCCCTGTACAATGCTGGCGTCGTGGACCTGGTTTCGAGAAGCGACCCTAGCCCTCCAAACTCGCCTCTCAAGTCCTCGGAAAGCAACATGAACTGCAGTAGCTGTGAAGGCCTCAGTTGCCAGCAGACCCGAGTGCTCCAGGAGAAGCTGCGTAAGCTGAAGGAGGCCATGCTCTGCATGCTGTGCTGTGAGAGGGAGATCAACTCGGCCTTCTGTCCCTGTGGTCACACTGTGTGCTGTGAGAGCTGTGCCGTGCAGCTGCAG TCGTGTCCAGTCTGCAGGTCGCGGGTGGAACACGTGCAGCATGTCTATCTTCCAACCCACACCAGTCTTCTCAACCTGACCATGATCTGA
- the MYLIP gene encoding E3 ubiquitin-protein ligase MYLIP isoform X3, giving the protein MDGLAPYRLKLRVKFFVEPHLILQEQTRHIFFLHIKEALLAGHLQCSPEQAVELSALLAQTKFGDYNQNTAKYSYEELCAKELSSATLNSIIAKHKELEGTSQASAEYQVLQIVSAMENYGIEWHSVRDSEGQRLLIGVGPEGISICKDDFSPINRIAYPVVQMATQSGKNVYLTVTKESGNSVVLLFKMISTRAASGLYRAITETHAFYRCDTVTSAVMMQYSRDLKGHLASLFLNENINLGKKYVFDIKRTSKEVYDHARRALYNAGVVDLVSRSDPSPPNSPLKSSESNMNCSSCEGLSCQQTRVLQEKLRKLKEAMLCMLCCEREINSAFCPCGHTVCCESCAVQLQSCPVCRSRVEHVQHVYLPTHTSLLNLTMI; this is encoded by the exons GCATATCTTTTTCTTGCATATCAAGGAGGCCCTCCTGGCAGGCCATCTCCAGTGTTCCCCAGAGCAGGCAGTCGAACTCAGCGCCCTCCTGGCCCAGACCAAATTTGGAGACTACAATCAGAACACGGCCAAGTACAGCTACGAGGAGCTGTGTGCTAAGGAGCTCTCCAGTGCCACCTTGAACAG CATTATTGCAAAGCACAAGGAGTTGGAGGGGACCAGCCAGGCTTCGGCAGAATATCAAGTTCTGCAGATTGTTTCGGCAATGGAAAACTATGGCATTGAATGGCATTCCGTGAGGGACAGCGAGGGGCAGAGACTCCTCATTGGGGTTGGACCGGAAGGAATCTCAATTTGCAAAGATGATTTTAGCCCAATTAATAG GATAGCTTACCCCGTGGTGCAGATGGCCACCCAGTCAGGAAAGAACGTGTACTTGACTGTCACCAAGGAGTCCGGGAACAGCGTCGTGCTCTTGTTTAAGATGATCAGCACCAGAGCAGCCAGCGGGCTCTACCGAGCGATCACGGAGACGCATGCTTTCTACAG GTGTGACACGGTGACCAGCGCTGTTATGATGCAGTACAGCCGAGACCTGAAGGGCCACTTGGCATCTCTGTTTCTGAATGAAAATATTAACCTTGGCAAGAAGTACGTCTTCGATATTAAAAGAACGTCAAAGGAGGTCTATGACCACGCCAGGAGGGCCCTGTACAATGCTGGCGTCGTGGACCTGGTTTCGAGAAGCGACCCTAGCCCTCCAAACTCGCCTCTCAAGTCCTCGGAAAGCAACATGAACTGCAGTAGCTGTGAAGGCCTCAGTTGCCAGCAGACCCGAGTGCTCCAGGAGAAGCTGCGTAAGCTGAAGGAGGCCATGCTCTGCATGCTGTGCTGTGAGAGGGAGATCAACTCGGCCTTCTGTCCCTGTGGTCACACTGTGTGCTGTGAGAGCTGTGCCGTGCAGCTGCAG TCGTGTCCAGTCTGCAGGTCGCGGGTGGAACACGTGCAGCATGTCTATCTTCCAACCCACACCAGTCTTCTCAACCTGACCATGATCTGA